The Streptomyces spororaveus genome includes a region encoding these proteins:
- the crgA gene encoding cell division protein CrgA — MPKSRIRKKDDYTPPPTRQPQSIRLTNRSWVAPVMLAFFLIGLAWIVVFYVTETQLPIEALGNWNIVVGFGFIAAGFGVSTQWK; from the coding sequence GTGCCGAAGTCACGTATCCGCAAGAAGGACGACTACACGCCGCCGCCGACCCGGCAGCCGCAGAGCATCCGGCTCACGAATCGCAGCTGGGTCGCACCGGTCATGCTGGCGTTCTTCCTGATCGGACTCGCGTGGATCGTCGTTTTCTACGTTACCGAGACCCAGCTGCCGATCGAAGCCCTGGGCAATTGGAACATTGTGGTCGGTTTCGGCTTCATCGCCGCCGGATTCGGTGTGTCCACGCAGTGGAAGTAG
- a CDS encoding aminodeoxychorismate/anthranilate synthase component II, with product MSARILVVDNYDSFVFNLVQYLYQLGAECEVLRNDQVELAHAQDGFDGVLLSPGPGTPEEAGVCIDMVRHCARTAVPVFGVCLGMQSMAVAYGGVVGRAPELLHGKTSPVLHEGLGVFAGLPSPFTATRYHSLAAEPGTLPDALEVTARTEDGIIMGLRHREHDVEGVQFHPESVLTEWGHRMLANWLVRCGDAGAVERSVGLAPVVGKAVA from the coding sequence GTGAGCGCGCGCATTCTGGTTGTGGACAACTACGACAGCTTTGTCTTCAACCTGGTCCAGTACCTCTACCAGCTCGGCGCCGAATGCGAGGTGCTGCGCAACGACCAGGTCGAGCTCGCGCACGCGCAGGACGGCTTCGACGGCGTGCTGCTGTCCCCCGGACCCGGCACGCCGGAGGAGGCGGGCGTCTGCATCGACATGGTCCGCCACTGCGCGCGCACGGCCGTCCCCGTCTTCGGCGTGTGCCTCGGCATGCAGTCGATGGCCGTCGCCTACGGGGGCGTCGTGGGCCGGGCGCCCGAGCTGCTGCACGGCAAGACCTCGCCCGTGCTCCACGAGGGGCTCGGCGTGTTCGCGGGACTGCCCTCGCCGTTCACCGCGACCCGCTACCACTCCCTCGCCGCCGAGCCCGGGACCCTGCCGGACGCGCTGGAGGTCACGGCGCGGACCGAGGACGGGATCATCATGGGCCTGCGCCACCGCGAGCACGACGTCGAGGGCGTGCAGTTCCACCCCGAGTCGGTGCTGACCGAGTGGGGTCACCGGATGCTCGCCAACTGGCTGGTGCGGTGCGGTGACGCGGGTGCCGTGGAGCGCTCGGTGGGGCTGGCCCCGGTGGTGGGCAAGGCCGTCGCGTGA
- a CDS encoding class E sortase, giving the protein MRSRWRPPRDRVRPDVVLRLVVRTFSEVCLTAGTLIVLFVAYVLLWTGVKADRAMDGERDRMRDRWAAAPAPAAAPEPAPAAAPPPPPAAEPERHPAGRAFAEMYVPRFGPDWVKPVLEGTGPELLKKGLGHYAATAPLGAVGNFSVAGHRRTYGDPFKDFPELRPGDEVILKDASTWYTYTVRTAPLRTLPTDVAVVDPVPERSPFRTPGRYLTLTTCDPEWGHSHRLVVWAELTGTRPAAQGRPEGLSG; this is encoded by the coding sequence ATGCGAAGCCGGTGGCGCCCACCCCGTGATCGGGTCCGTCCTGACGTCGTACTGCGCCTGGTGGTACGGACGTTCAGCGAGGTGTGCCTGACGGCGGGCACGCTGATCGTGCTCTTCGTCGCCTACGTCCTGCTGTGGACCGGGGTCAAGGCCGACCGGGCCATGGACGGGGAGAGGGACCGGATGCGCGACCGCTGGGCGGCGGCCCCGGCCCCGGCCGCCGCACCCGAGCCGGCCCCGGCGGCGGCCCCGCCCCCGCCGCCGGCCGCGGAGCCCGAGCGCCACCCCGCCGGCCGGGCCTTCGCCGAGATGTACGTCCCGCGCTTCGGCCCGGACTGGGTCAAGCCCGTGCTGGAGGGCACCGGCCCCGAACTGCTGAAGAAGGGCCTGGGCCACTACGCCGCCACCGCCCCCCTCGGCGCCGTCGGGAACTTCTCCGTGGCCGGCCACCGGCGCACCTACGGCGACCCCTTCAAGGACTTCCCGGAGCTGCGCCCGGGCGACGAGGTGATCCTCAAGGACGCGAGCACCTGGTACACGTACACGGTCCGGACCGCGCCCCTGCGCACGCTGCCCACCGACGTCGCGGTCGTCGACCCGGTCCCGGAGAGATCGCCCTTCCGGACGCCCGGCCGCTATCTGACGCTGACGACCTGCGACCCGGAATGGGGCCACAGCCACCGGCTGGTCGTCTGGGCGGAGCTGACCGGGACGCGCCCCGCGGCCCAGGGGCGCCCGGAGGGTTTGTCCGGGTGA
- the pknB gene encoding Stk1 family PASTA domain-containing Ser/Thr kinase gives MEEPRRLGGRYELSHVLGRGGMAEVYLAHDTRLGRTVAVKTLRADLARDPSFQARFRREAQSAASLNHPAIVAVYDTGEDYVDNISIPYIVMEYVDGSTLRELLHSGRKLLPERTLEMCIGILQALEYSHRAGIVHRDIKPANVMLTRTGQVKVMDFGIARAMGDSGMTMTQTAAVIGTAQYLSPEQAKGEQVDARSDLYSAGCLLYELLSVRPPFVGDSPVAVAYQHVREEPQPPSNFDPEITPEMDAIVLKALVKDPDYRYQSADEMRADIEACLDGQPVAATAAMGAAGGYGYPDPGRGYGHQGYDQPTTALRAADSGAQTSMMPPMPPGEGGYGYGDQGHGGYDQGPNRRQKKSKASTVLLVAAGILVLVGAILIGRSLFGEGADNRPSVPKLIGQTFEQAQKSATNVGLNVVQGPAAPCDDQPKGNVCKQSPAADEKVSDGSTITVTVSTGAPKSPVPNVVNLSFEEAEKALKEKGFQVDRKPQESERTAGTVLDQSPKGGEAERNTVVTLTVAKEITKASVPDLRGKKKDEANKALTDAKLRLGSVTETEAPGSVPGTVIGQQFEAGQEIEVGKTVNITIAKASAQTSVPNFVGMTVDQYKDELRRANLRVGVVAGSTEGNAIVVRTDPQPGTQVNTGQPVNIFAFGGGGQQQGGNNNGGGFGGLGDNR, from the coding sequence ATGGAAGAGCCGCGTCGCCTCGGCGGCCGGTACGAGCTGAGCCACGTGCTCGGCCGTGGTGGCATGGCCGAGGTCTACCTCGCCCACGACACCCGGCTCGGCCGTACCGTCGCCGTCAAGACCCTGCGTGCCGATCTCGCCCGTGACCCGTCCTTCCAGGCCCGGTTCCGGCGCGAGGCCCAGTCGGCCGCGTCGCTGAACCACCCGGCGATCGTCGCGGTCTACGACACCGGCGAGGACTACGTCGACAACATCTCCATCCCGTACATCGTGATGGAGTACGTCGACGGTTCCACGCTGCGCGAGCTGCTGCACTCGGGCCGCAAGCTGCTGCCCGAGCGCACCCTGGAGATGTGCATCGGCATCCTCCAGGCGCTGGAGTACTCGCACCGCGCCGGCATCGTGCACCGTGACATCAAGCCCGCCAACGTGATGCTGACCCGCACCGGCCAGGTCAAGGTCATGGACTTCGGCATCGCCCGCGCCATGGGCGACTCCGGCATGACCATGACGCAGACGGCCGCCGTCATCGGCACCGCCCAGTACCTCTCGCCCGAGCAGGCCAAGGGCGAGCAGGTCGACGCGCGCTCCGACCTCTACTCCGCGGGCTGCCTGCTCTACGAGCTCCTCAGCGTCCGGCCCCCGTTCGTCGGCGACTCCCCCGTGGCCGTCGCCTACCAGCACGTACGGGAAGAGCCGCAGCCGCCGTCGAACTTCGACCCCGAGATCACGCCCGAGATGGACGCCATCGTCCTCAAGGCCCTGGTCAAGGACCCCGACTACCGCTACCAGTCGGCCGACGAGATGCGCGCCGACATCGAGGCCTGCCTCGACGGCCAGCCCGTCGCGGCCACCGCCGCCATGGGCGCGGCCGGCGGCTACGGCTACCCCGACCCGGGACGCGGCTACGGGCACCAGGGCTACGACCAGCCCACCACCGCACTGCGCGCCGCCGACTCCGGCGCCCAGACGTCGATGATGCCGCCCATGCCCCCGGGCGAGGGCGGATACGGCTACGGCGACCAGGGCCACGGCGGCTACGACCAGGGGCCGAACCGCCGCCAGAAGAAGAGCAAGGCGTCCACCGTCCTGCTCGTCGCGGCGGGCATCCTCGTCCTGGTCGGCGCGATCCTCATCGGCCGCTCCCTCTTCGGCGAGGGCGCCGACAACCGGCCCTCCGTGCCCAAGCTCATCGGCCAGACCTTCGAGCAGGCCCAGAAGAGCGCTACCAACGTCGGCCTCAACGTGGTCCAGGGCCCCGCCGCACCCTGCGACGACCAGCCCAAGGGCAATGTCTGCAAGCAGAGCCCCGCGGCCGACGAGAAGGTCTCGGACGGCTCCACCATCACCGTGACCGTCTCCACGGGCGCGCCCAAGTCCCCGGTGCCGAACGTCGTCAACCTCAGCTTCGAGGAGGCGGAGAAGGCGCTGAAGGAGAAGGGCTTCCAGGTCGACCGCAAGCCCCAGGAGTCCGAACGCACGGCCGGGACGGTCCTCGACCAGAGCCCGAAGGGCGGCGAGGCGGAGCGCAACACCGTCGTCACGCTGACCGTCGCCAAGGAGATCACCAAGGCCTCGGTGCCGGACCTGCGGGGCAAGAAGAAGGACGAGGCCAACAAGGCCCTCACCGACGCCAAGCTCCGGCTCGGCAGCGTGACGGAGACCGAGGCGCCCGGATCCGTACCGGGCACGGTCATTGGACAGCAGTTCGAGGCGGGTCAGGAGATCGAGGTCGGCAAGACGGTGAACATCACCATCGCCAAGGCCTCGGCGCAGACCTCGGTGCCCAACTTCGTCGGCATGACCGTGGACCAGTACAAGGACGAGCTGCGGCGCGCCAACCTCCGGGTCGGCGTCGTCGCCGGCTCGACCGAGGGCAACGCGATCGTCGTGCGCACCGACCCGCAGCCGGGCACCCAGGTCAACACGGGACAGCCCGTGAACATCTTCGCCTTCGGCGGCGGCGGCCAGCAGCAGGGCGGCAACAACAACGGCGGCGGCTTCGGCGGCCTCGGCGACAACCGCTAG
- a CDS encoding DUF5324 family protein: MSATEEEDPVTGKESMRLAAESARESVRHATEVVAPYAESAREAAVHYAQEANERLAPKVSYAATSAAQHARSTYDCHLHPRLKAARAHVPPPVDRAAVQARRAALMAAEYTQPKIESAIAAATPVAEEAASRSTAALAALRGQVTAKEVHKLVRRHQRRERNGKILRGVALVGVLACAAYAAWRWWDQQSNPDWLVEPPAATELSGRDAAPASFDDELAEKEREADGGPDGKQL; this comes from the coding sequence GTGTCCGCCACCGAGGAGGAGGATCCCGTGACCGGCAAGGAGAGCATGCGCCTGGCAGCCGAGAGCGCCAGGGAGAGTGTGCGACACGCGACGGAAGTGGTGGCACCGTACGCGGAATCCGCCAGGGAAGCCGCGGTGCACTACGCCCAGGAAGCGAACGAGCGGCTGGCACCCAAGGTGTCGTACGCGGCGACCAGCGCTGCGCAGCACGCCCGTTCGACCTACGACTGCCATCTGCATCCCCGGCTCAAGGCGGCGCGGGCCCATGTGCCGCCCCCCGTCGACCGGGCGGCGGTCCAGGCGCGCCGGGCGGCGCTGATGGCCGCCGAATACACCCAGCCGAAGATCGAGAGCGCGATCGCGGCCGCCACACCGGTGGCCGAGGAGGCCGCGTCCCGGTCGACGGCCGCCCTCGCCGCGCTGCGCGGCCAGGTGACGGCCAAGGAAGTGCACAAGCTCGTCCGGCGCCACCAACGGCGCGAGCGCAACGGGAAGATCCTGCGCGGCGTCGCGCTCGTCGGCGTACTGGCGTGCGCCGCCTACGCGGCGTGGCGCTGGTGGGACCAGCAGTCGAATCCGGACTGGCTCGTCGAACCGCCCGCGGCCACCGAGCTGTCGGGGCGCGACGCGGCGCCGGCCAGTTTCGACGACGAGCTGGCGGAGAAGGAGCGCGAGGCGGACGGGGGCCCGGACGGCAAGCAGCTCTGA
- a CDS encoding LysM peptidoglycan-binding domain-containing protein, with product MGLFDFLKSDKKKAHDAADQAKEQVQQQAAETGRPRAGSAADAASATRAAAERMAAAAPPRPAPAKPTPTSAAHKAVPAPPRPSVMPKPGASSAVPGAMHTPTPHSAAHKAVPAAPMPKPAPAAKKRTYTVKPGDSLSAIARQELGNEARWRELYAMNKGVVGPSPDLLRPGTVLTLPG from the coding sequence ATGGGACTCTTCGACTTCCTGAAGTCCGACAAGAAGAAGGCGCACGACGCCGCCGACCAGGCGAAGGAGCAGGTGCAGCAGCAGGCGGCCGAGACCGGGAGGCCTCGCGCCGGTTCGGCGGCCGACGCCGCTTCGGCCACCCGGGCCGCCGCCGAGCGGATGGCGGCGGCCGCGCCGCCCAGGCCCGCCCCCGCGAAGCCGACCCCCACGTCCGCCGCGCACAAGGCGGTGCCGGCCCCTCCCCGGCCGAGCGTGATGCCGAAGCCCGGGGCCTCCTCCGCCGTGCCGGGCGCCATGCACACGCCCACCCCGCACTCCGCCGCGCACAAGGCGGTGCCGGCGGCGCCGATGCCCAAGCCCGCGCCCGCCGCGAAGAAGCGCACGTACACCGTCAAGCCCGGTGACTCGCTCTCCGCGATCGCCCGTCAGGAGCTGGGCAACGAGGCCCGCTGGCGTGAGCTCTACGCGATGAACAAGGGCGTCGTCGGCCCCAGCCCGGATCTTCTGCGGCCGGGCACGGTCCTCACCCTCCCCGGCTGA
- a CDS encoding class E sortase, with product MSRARRRAAAPPAGNRSVLAGFLSLLGEVLITVGLVLGLFVAYSLWWTNVLADRQASARGDEVRQQWQAPSPQAAGPGALDTQDGVGFLHVPAMRNGEVLVKPGTDPDILDDGVAGYYTEPVKSALPWDEKGNFALAAHRDGHGAKFHNIDKVKKGDAVVFETRDTWYVYKVFAELRQTSKYNTDVINAVPKDSGKTAPGRYITLTTCTPVYTSKYRYIVWGELVRTEKVDAERTPPAELR from the coding sequence GTGTCTCGTGCCCGCCGCCGCGCCGCGGCCCCGCCCGCCGGCAACCGCAGTGTGCTCGCCGGCTTCCTGAGCCTGCTGGGCGAGGTCCTGATCACGGTGGGCCTGGTGCTCGGCCTGTTCGTGGCCTACTCGCTGTGGTGGACCAACGTGCTCGCGGACCGGCAGGCGTCGGCGCGCGGCGACGAGGTCCGGCAGCAGTGGCAGGCCCCGTCCCCGCAGGCCGCCGGACCCGGGGCGCTGGACACCCAGGACGGCGTCGGCTTCCTGCACGTACCGGCGATGCGGAACGGCGAGGTGCTCGTCAAGCCGGGGACCGACCCGGACATCCTCGACGACGGCGTGGCCGGGTACTACACCGAGCCGGTGAAGTCGGCGCTGCCGTGGGACGAGAAGGGCAACTTCGCGCTCGCCGCGCACCGGGACGGCCACGGGGCGAAGTTCCACAACATCGACAAGGTGAAGAAGGGCGACGCGGTCGTCTTCGAGACCCGCGACACCTGGTACGTCTACAAGGTCTTCGCGGAGCTGCGCCAGACCTCGAAGTACAACACCGACGTGATCAACGCGGTCCCCAAGGACTCGGGGAAGACCGCCCCCGGGCGGTACATCACGCTCACCACCTGCACGCCGGTCTACACCTCGAAGTACCGGTACATCGTCTGGGGCGAGCTGGTCCGGACGGAGAAGGTGGACGCCGAGCGGACCCCGCCGGCCGAGCTGCGCTGA
- a CDS encoding peptidylprolyl isomerase, translating to MAEKLYATLKTTHGDIEIELLENFAPKTVRNFVELATGAREWTRPTDGQKTTDPLYDGTVFHRVISGFMIQGGDPLGNGTGGPGYRFADEFHPDLAFTKPFLLAMANAGPGTNGSQFFITVAPTAWLTRKHTIFGEVTDPASQKVVQAIAGSQTNPRTERPLDDVIIQSVVVEKR from the coding sequence GTGGCCGAGAAGCTCTACGCCACCCTGAAGACGACCCACGGCGACATCGAGATCGAGCTGCTGGAGAACTTCGCGCCGAAGACCGTCAGGAACTTCGTCGAGCTCGCCACGGGCGCCCGCGAATGGACCCGTCCCACCGACGGTCAGAAGACCACGGACCCGCTGTACGACGGCACCGTCTTCCACCGCGTCATCAGCGGCTTCATGATCCAGGGCGGCGACCCGCTCGGCAACGGCACCGGCGGCCCCGGCTACCGGTTCGCGGACGAGTTCCACCCCGACCTGGCCTTCACCAAGCCCTTCCTGCTCGCCATGGCCAACGCGGGCCCGGGCACCAACGGCTCGCAGTTCTTCATCACCGTCGCGCCCACCGCCTGGCTGACCCGCAAGCACACCATCTTCGGCGAGGTCACCGACCCGGCCAGCCAGAAGGTCGTGCAGGCCATCGCCGGCAGCCAGACCAACCCGCGCACCGAGCGCCCCCTGGACGACGTGATCATCCAGTCCGTGGTCGTCGAGAAGCGCTGA
- a CDS encoding rhomboid family intramembrane serine protease, with translation MDTDRLPGCYRHPDRDTGIRCTRCERPICPECMISASVGFQCPECVRAGSGTGHRPAANAPRTVAGGTVAADPHLITKILIGINVLVFLAMLADPALAVQLELIGGRYREYPGGPVHGVAAGEYHRLLTSVFLHVQWWHVIGNMIGLWVIGGPLEAALGRVRYLAVFLLSGLGGSALVYLLSEPYVPTLGASGAVFGLLGATVVLAKRLRYEMRPVIVMVVLMLLLTFVPLGGALTVSWQAHVGGLVTGALVGLGMLMPAAGRNRALVQWGTCAVAFLLVAALVLVRTAELT, from the coding sequence ATGGACACCGACCGTCTGCCGGGCTGCTACCGCCACCCGGACCGCGACACGGGGATCCGCTGCACCCGCTGCGAGCGCCCCATCTGCCCCGAGTGCATGATCAGCGCCTCGGTCGGCTTCCAGTGCCCCGAGTGCGTCCGCGCCGGCTCCGGCACCGGGCACCGCCCGGCCGCGAACGCGCCGCGTACCGTCGCGGGCGGGACGGTCGCCGCGGATCCCCACCTGATCACCAAGATCCTCATCGGGATCAACGTCCTGGTGTTCCTCGCGATGCTCGCCGACCCGGCGCTCGCGGTCCAGCTGGAGCTGATCGGCGGCCGGTACCGGGAGTACCCCGGCGGCCCCGTCCACGGAGTGGCCGCGGGCGAGTACCACCGCCTGCTGACCTCGGTGTTCCTGCACGTCCAGTGGTGGCACGTGATCGGCAACATGATCGGTCTGTGGGTCATCGGCGGTCCGCTGGAAGCGGCGCTGGGCCGGGTCCGCTATCTCGCGGTGTTCCTGCTCTCGGGCCTCGGCGGCAGCGCGCTCGTCTATCTGCTGAGCGAGCCGTACGTCCCGACCCTCGGCGCGTCCGGCGCCGTCTTCGGACTGCTGGGCGCCACCGTCGTCCTGGCGAAGCGGCTGCGCTACGAGATGCGGCCGGTGATCGTCATGGTCGTGCTGATGCTGCTGCTGACCTTCGTACCGCTCGGTGGCGCGCTCACGGTGTCCTGGCAGGCCCATGTGGGTGGCCTGGTCACCGGAGCGCTGGTGGGTCTGGGCATGCTCATGCCCGCCGCCGGCCGGAATCGCGCACTCGTCCAGTGGGGTACCTGTGCGGTGGCTTTCCTGCTGGTCGCGGCCCTTGTTCTGGTCCGCACCGCGGAACTCACCTGA